Sequence from the Thunnus maccoyii chromosome 11, fThuMac1.1, whole genome shotgun sequence genome:
ATTACATCAACTGATAAACCTTTACATATTATTAATATCTCTGAATCATGTGAATACTGTTTATCAAATGAAAACCATGTAAAATGAAGATAATTTGTGAGCCTGTTCCTCTTAGGTACATCTGAACCAATCAATAAGCAACAACAGTTGTCTAGATTACATCTCTATTATGCATTCAGATTACACAATATACAATCACAATTCAATCAAATTAATAGTTTACCATGATAAAAAACTGTATACCATGTTGAATatgaaaaaggttttatttctgAGGTTTGACTTCTCTTCTTAACAGGATTCATTGATGTGTCTGATTGAGCTGAATCTCATTCCATTGTATCCCATCTCCCTGAAGCTCCTGTACTCTCCGGGCCTCAGGTACATCATCTTGCCTTTGTAGTTTGGCTGCTCATACATCAGCCAGTGGCCATCCATCACGTTGCAGGACTGGCAGTCGGACATGCGGTAGCGGTCCTGGATGTTGTCACAGTCATCAACCAGCTCCTGCATCTGACCTCCAAAGTTCTCCATCTCGTAGAGCCTTATTCTGTAGGATCCTTTGTGCTGTTTAGAgacaatgtaaatataaacgTGTCATTTTGATAGGCTCTGTGACTGTAACATGACATTTAGCACCTCTGAGCATATTAGAGATATGAAATATGTAgaactttgtattttttaatatctgAGTGTCACAAGAAGTCATACCATGGGGATCATACGGCAAGATCTGATGCAGTCACCGAAACCCATCATACGCTGGTAGTCAGAatactctcctctcctcaggaAGTATTGCTGACCCATGAAGTTGGGACGGTCGTAGATCATGAAGCAGCCGCTCTCCACCTTGCAGGAATGGCACCTGCTCAGATGGGAGGACATATCAGCACAGTCGCTGCCGGTCTCATAGGAGCGACCCTGGAAGTTCTTGTCCTCGTAGAAGATGATCTAGAAACCAACAGAGCAGTATTATTTCAACATCATTCATGATGATGGATGATTACCAATCTCAATGtaaatcatcattatcattatcgaTTTATCATCTTAGTGTTGTACTAGTGCCAAAAGAATGCATATATGTACTTAAATTTTGCACAATAtagcaaataaatataatgaagcAATGAGCAAGAACTTAATGAGTGCAAAGATcataaaagaaacaacaagaaTCCAATGAAAATGTAGCAAATACAATGAAGACAAAATATCTATAATTCCTACCTTGCCGTGCATGGTGGCTGATACATAGAGTGATGCTATAGCAATCCTATCCTGGATTTAAGCCTATTTTATACCTAACGTGACATCCAAACAATCAGTGGCACCATTGTATGAAAGCCATGAGTCAGCAGCATGCAAGGTTAGTCCCTCTGTTTGTGAATGCTGATGGGAAAGTTATTATGCATCCTCTCACAGGCTCTATCGTTCTAGATCAAATGGCCTCTGTATCTACCATTTACACTTCTGATT
This genomic interval carries:
- the LOC121907159 gene encoding gamma-crystallin M3-like; translated protein: MHGKIIFYEDKNFQGRSYETGSDCADMSSHLSRCHSCKVESGCFMIYDRPNFMGQQYFLRRGEYSDYQRMMGFGDCIRSCRMIPMHKGSYRIRLYEMENFGGQMQELVDDCDNIQDRYRMSDCQSCNVMDGHWLMYEQPNYKGKMMYLRPGEYRSFREMGYNGMRFSSIRHINESC